A genomic stretch from Thermococcus sp. includes:
- a CDS encoding CDC48 family AAA ATPase has translation MIFGGKEEKVDEIKLRVAEALKRDVGRGIVRFDRKYQRQLGVEPGDIVELVGERTTAAIVANPHPDDRGLDIIRMDGYIRRNAGVSIGDYVTVKRAEVQEAKKVVLAPAQKGVFIQIPGDLVKQNLLGRPVVKGDLLVASNRTETYYGGSPFDDLLRGLFEAMPLGFGELKFVVVNTVPKGIVQITYNTEVEVLPQAVEVREESIPEVTYEDIGGLSDAIQKIREMVELPLKHPELFERLGIEPPKGVLLYGPPGTGKTLLAKAVANEANAHFIAINGPEIMSKFYGESEERLRDIFKEAEENAPSIIFIDEIDAIAPKREEVVGEVEKRVVSQLLTLMDGLKSRGKVIVIAATNRPDAIDPALRRPGRFDREIEVGVPDKQGRKEILQIHTRGMPLEPDYDRATVLRILGEMKSRGSFDAKKLDALIERVEKARDEEEVKKALKSEGEIYAEVRNRLIDKMLEEIADKTHGFVGADLAALAREAAMVVLRRLINEGKISPEQEKIPPEVLQELRVRKEDFYEALKMVEPSALREVLLEVPNVRWDDIGGLEDVKQELREAVEWPLKYPKAFERLGIEPPRGILLYGPPGTGKTLLAKAVANESEANFIGIRGPEVLSKWVGESEKRIREIFRKARQAAPTVIFIDEIDAIAPARGAEGDRVTDRLINQLLTEMDGIERNSGVVVIAATNRPDILDPALLRPGRFDRLVLVPAPDEKARLEILKVHTRRVPLAKDVNLEELAKRTEGYSGADLEALVREAALIAMRRVMRELPRELVESESEEFLERLKVSRRDFEEALKKVKPSITPYMMEYYKNFEEGRKKREKERGGVDYYTF, from the coding sequence ATGATATTTGGAGGTAAGGAAGAGAAGGTTGATGAGATTAAGCTCCGCGTTGCCGAGGCCTTGAAGAGGGACGTCGGTAGGGGAATAGTGAGGTTCGACAGGAAATACCAGAGACAGCTTGGCGTTGAACCCGGGGACATAGTTGAACTCGTTGGAGAAAGGACAACTGCTGCGATAGTTGCAAACCCACACCCCGACGACAGGGGACTGGACATCATCAGGATGGACGGCTACATAAGGAGGAACGCAGGGGTAAGCATAGGAGACTACGTGACTGTTAAGAGGGCCGAAGTTCAGGAGGCTAAGAAGGTAGTCCTTGCGCCGGCCCAGAAGGGAGTCTTCATCCAGATTCCTGGCGATTTGGTCAAGCAGAACCTCCTTGGAAGGCCGGTCGTCAAGGGCGACCTCCTAGTTGCGAGTAACAGGACAGAGACCTACTACGGCGGTTCTCCCTTCGACGACCTTCTCAGGGGTCTCTTTGAGGCGATGCCCCTCGGTTTCGGCGAGCTCAAGTTTGTCGTTGTAAACACCGTTCCGAAGGGAATTGTTCAGATAACCTACAACACCGAGGTTGAGGTCCTTCCTCAGGCCGTTGAAGTCCGCGAGGAGAGCATTCCGGAGGTTACCTATGAGGACATAGGCGGTCTAAGCGACGCAATTCAGAAGATTCGCGAGATGGTTGAACTTCCCCTCAAGCACCCCGAGCTCTTCGAGAGGCTCGGAATAGAACCTCCGAAGGGCGTTCTCCTCTACGGTCCGCCGGGAACTGGTAAGACTTTACTCGCTAAGGCAGTAGCAAACGAGGCCAACGCCCACTTCATAGCCATCAACGGGCCAGAGATAATGAGCAAGTTCTACGGCGAGAGCGAGGAAAGGCTTAGGGATATTTTTAAAGAAGCCGAGGAAAACGCGCCGAGCATCATCTTCATTGACGAGATTGATGCAATAGCCCCGAAGAGAGAGGAAGTCGTTGGAGAAGTCGAGAAGAGGGTTGTGAGCCAGCTACTTACTCTAATGGACGGCCTCAAGAGCAGGGGTAAGGTTATAGTAATCGCGGCAACCAACAGGCCTGATGCGATTGACCCGGCTTTGAGGAGGCCTGGAAGGTTTGACAGGGAGATTGAAGTCGGTGTTCCTGACAAGCAGGGAAGAAAAGAGATACTCCAAATACACACCAGAGGAATGCCCCTTGAGCCGGACTACGACAGGGCGACCGTTCTGAGGATTCTCGGGGAGATGAAGTCTAGGGGTTCTTTCGATGCAAAGAAACTCGATGCCCTGATTGAGCGGGTTGAAAAGGCCAGAGACGAGGAAGAGGTAAAGAAAGCCCTGAAGAGCGAGGGTGAAATCTACGCTGAAGTGAGAAACAGGCTCATCGATAAGATGCTTGAGGAGATTGCAGATAAGACGCACGGATTCGTTGGTGCCGACCTTGCCGCTCTAGCGAGAGAGGCCGCTATGGTCGTCCTGAGAAGGCTCATCAACGAGGGCAAGATAAGTCCAGAACAGGAGAAGATACCCCCTGAGGTCCTCCAGGAGCTCCGCGTTAGGAAGGAGGACTTCTATGAGGCTTTGAAGATGGTCGAGCCTTCAGCGTTGAGAGAAGTCCTACTCGAGGTTCCGAACGTCCGCTGGGACGACATAGGAGGCCTCGAAGACGTCAAGCAAGAGCTCAGAGAAGCAGTCGAATGGCCACTCAAGTACCCGAAGGCCTTTGAGAGACTCGGCATAGAACCTCCGAGGGGAATCCTCCTCTACGGTCCGCCGGGAACTGGTAAAACCTTACTCGCTAAGGCAGTAGCCAACGAGAGCGAGGCCAACTTCATCGGAATCCGCGGGCCGGAGGTTTTGAGCAAGTGGGTCGGCGAGAGCGAGAAGAGGATAAGGGAAATATTCCGCAAAGCGAGGCAGGCCGCTCCAACGGTGATATTCATAGACGAGATTGACGCAATAGCGCCGGCGAGGGGTGCTGAAGGCGACCGCGTCACCGACAGGCTCATCAACCAGCTGTTGACAGAGATGGATGGCATCGAGAGGAACAGCGGTGTTGTAGTTATAGCGGCAACCAACAGGCCCGACATACTCGACCCTGCTTTACTGAGGCCGGGCAGGTTCGACAGGCTCGTCCTCGTTCCAGCGCCGGACGAGAAGGCCAGACTGGAGATACTCAAAGTCCACACGAGGCGCGTTCCCCTCGCGAAGGATGTCAACCTCGAGGAGCTTGCAAAGAGGACAGAAGGCTATTCCGGAGCCGACCTGGAGGCCCTTGTCAGGGAGGCGGCACTGATAGCGATGCGCAGGGTTATGAGGGAACTTCCGAGGGAGCTCGTCGAGAGCGAGAGCGAGGAGTTCCTTGAGAGGCTTAAGGTCTCAAGGAGGGACTTCGAGGAGGCCCTGAAGAAGGTGAAACCAAGCATAACGCCGTATATGATGGAGTACTACAAGAACTTCGAGGAGGGCAGGAAGAAGCGCGAGAAAGAGCGCGGAGGCGTTGATTACTACACGTTCTAG